A genome region from Brassica oleracea var. oleracea cultivar TO1000 chromosome C2, BOL, whole genome shotgun sequence includes the following:
- the LOC106324746 gene encoding myb-like protein X, with the protein MAATEEEMTTATKEGANLLGKPKYKKLENGRFRCVQTGHELLEKDKKVYSESKRCRLGLIDHALSHSKPPLNLFEQDPTSRSKLLCKLTGDTVNKTEEHIWKHLNGRRFLNKLEEKEREKESGSVPEEGGEAVVKEDGVKEGKKKNKKKKKKDKKKKKKEVDEKEENGEDVTDGVENENGEDGEEKELDFWMPPDGERWDFDDGGDRWGSDSEEEDDPIGEIDEDGKTSLEDCIIGEVDEDGENSLDETTESKKRKPEELSSSSLPSSKKNKKNKKNKKVKTTAS; encoded by the exons ATGGCGGCTACAGAGGAAGAGATGACGACGGCGACGAAGGAAGGCGCTAACCTATTGGGGAAGCCAAAGTACAAGAAACTTGAGAACGGGAGATTCAGGTGCGTGCAAACGGGCCACGAGCTGCTCGAGAAAGACAAGAAGGTCTATTCAGAGAGCAAACGGTGCCGTTTAGGGCTTATCGACCACGCCTTATCCCACAGCAAGCCTCCTCTTAACTTGTTTGAGCAAGATCCCACCTCTCG TTCAAAGCTGTTGTGTAAGCTCACGGGTGATACGGTGAACAAGACGGAGGAGCATATTTGGAAGCATCTCAATGGACGGCGCTTCCTCAACAAACTAG AGGAGAAGGAGCGAGAGAAAGAGTCTGGGTCTGTTCCTGAGGAAGGCGGTGAAGCTGTGGTGAAGGAGGATGGTGTAAAGGAAGGAAAGAAGAAGAATAAGAAGAAGAAGAAAAAGGATAAGAAGAAAAAGAAAAAGGAGGTAGATGAAAAGGAAGAGAATGGGGAGGATGTGACTGATGGAGTTGAGAATGAAAATGGTGAAGATGGTGAGGAGAAAGAGCTTGACTTTTGGATGCCACCTGATGGAGAGAGGTGGGACTTTGATGATGGAGGAGACCGGTGGGGATCAGATTCTGAAGAGGAAGATGATCCAATAG GTGAAATTGATGAAGATGGAAAGACTAGTTTGGAGGACTGCATAATAGGTGAAGTTGATGAAGATGGCGAAAACAGTCTGGATGAGACCACTGAAAG TAAAAAGAGGAAACCTGAAGAGCTCAGTTCCAGTAGCCTTCCTTCGTCGAAGAAGAATAAGAAGAATAAGAAGAACAAGAAGGTCAAAACAACAGCGTCATAA